The Bacteroidota bacterium DNA window TTAATGAACACTTCTCGCACGAATCGGCTACACTCGAAAACCTTACATATTATTTATTCAACCACATCCACGGTCAAAAAATAGGTCACATACGCTTCAACCATATTAATAAAATCGTGGTTTTATCGATGGCCAGAAAGGCAGGGCTTGATGTACCGGATACTGCGATTATTTCTTCAAAAAATGCACTTACGGCTTTCTATAATCAGCATTCCCCGAGTGGTATTATAACAAAAAGCTTGAACCAGAGTTTCGGCCTGCAGGACGATGTAAATAGTATTTATATCGCAGGTTACACGTCATTATTTGGAAACGCTGAGATTGATCAATGCCCTGAAACCTTTTTTCCCACTTTATTTCAGGAGGCCATTCCTAAAAAGTTTGAACTCCGCATATTTTATTTAAACGGAAAATTCTTTTCATCAGCAATATTCTCGCAAAATGATGAAAAGACGAAAGTAGATTTTCGTAATTACAATTTTGAGAAGCCGAACAGAACACCTCCATTCAAGCTGCCTGAAAGTATCGAGAAAAAAATCACAGACTTGATGCAAAAAATGG harbors:
- the gwsG gene encoding grasp-with-spasm system ATP-grasp peptide maturase, coding for MILIQSSNEDIATSAVIDWLNYYGCKYFRINENSLLYEINCVKNNISFCFTDVLGNKQKIDLSQVSAYWYRRGYSNIETPKHTQGNNVFLDAINEHFSHESATLENLTYYLFNHIHGQKIGHIRFNHINKIVVLSMARKAGLDVPDTAIISSKNALTAFYNQHSPSGIITKSLNQSFGLQDDVNSIYIAGYTSLFGNAEIDQCPETFFPTLFQEAIPKKFELRIFYLNGKFFSSAIFSQNDEKTKVDFRNYNFEKPNRTPPFKLPESIEKKITDLMQKMELNSGSIDMIYSETGKYIFLEVNPVGQFWQVSYPCNYYLEREIAKTLCG